A stretch of Lactuca sativa cultivar Salinas chromosome 6, Lsat_Salinas_v11, whole genome shotgun sequence DNA encodes these proteins:
- the LOC111892145 gene encoding casparian strip membrane protein 1, whose protein sequence is MEGETSAVNIVETPKERKGKAPLLAAPPGGSSSSKAVPVVVKPAATKGGYRRGLAVFDVVLRIAGVATALGAAIAMGSTDQTLPFFTQFFQFKASYDDLPAFTFFLIANAITASYLVLTIPISIVCILRPNATKPRVILMFFDTVMVALTTSAAGGAASIVYLAHNGNSDANWPAICQQFNDFCQKISGAVVASFLSVVILMALVVLSAFSL, encoded by the exons ATGGAAGGTGAAACATCTGCGGTTAACATAGTGGAAACACCAAAAGAAAGGAAGGGGAAAGCACCGCTTTTGGCAGCTCCTCCAGGTGGTTCGAGCAGCAGTAAAGCAGTACCGGTGGTGGTTAAACCGGCGGCAACAAAAGGTGGATACCGGAGAGGTTTAGCAGTGTTTGATGTCGTTCTAAGGATAGCCGGTGTTGCTACGGCTTTAGGAGCAGCCATAGCCATGGGGTCCACAGATCAGACTCTACCTTTCTTCACTCAGTTCTTTCAGTTCAAAGCCAGTTACGATGATTTGCCAGCTTTTAC gtttttcttgattGCAAATGCCATTACAGCAAGTTACCTAGTCCTAACGATTCCCATTTCCATCGTGTGTATTTTGCGTCCAAATGCAACAAAGCCAAGGGTTATCCTCATGTTCTTTGACACA GTTATGGTTGCTTTGACAACATCAGCGGCTGGTGGGGCAGCATCCATAGTTTACTTAGCTCATAATGGCAACTCAGATGCAAATTGGCCTGCGATTTGTCAACAGTTTAACGATTTTTGCCAGAAAATTAGCGGGGCTGTGGTGGCTTCTTTTCTATCTGTGGTCATTCTCATGGCCTTGGTCGTGTTATCTGCTTTTTCTCTTTAA
- the LOC111892146 gene encoding 60S ribosomal protein L21-2: protein MPAGHGLRSRTRDLFARGFRKKGTIHLSTYLRTYHVGDYVDVKVNGAIHKGMPHKFYHGRTGQVWNVTKRAIGVEMNKQVGNRIIKKRIHVRIEHVMPSRCTEEFKNRVKKNDVLKAEAKAKGVVISTKRQPLGPKPGFMVEGTTLETVTPIPYDVVNDLKGGY, encoded by the exons ATGCCGGCCGGACATGGATTGAGGTCAAGGACTAGGGATTTGTTCGCAAGAGGATTCAGGAAGAAGGGTACCATTCATCTCTCAACATACCTCAGAACTTATCACGTCGGAGATTATGTCGATGTCAAGGTGAACGGCGCCATTCACAAAGGTATGCCGCATAAGTTCTACCACGGCCGTACCGGTCAGGTCTGGAACGTCACCAAACGCGCCATTGGTGTCGAAATGAACAAGCAG GTTGGAAACAGGATCATCAAGAAGAGGATTCATGTTCGAATTGAGCATGTGATGCCATCAAGATGCACTGAAGAGTTCAAAAATAGGGTAAAGAAGAATGATGTTTTAAAAGCAGAAGCTAAGGCTAAGGGTGTGGTGATTAGTACTAAAAGGCAACCTTTGGGACCCAAACCAGGGTTTATGGTTGAAGGAACTACTCTAGAGACTGTTACTCCTATTCCTTATGATGTTGTCAATGATCTTAAAGGTGGGTATTAA